Proteins co-encoded in one Brassica oleracea var. oleracea cultivar TO1000 chromosome C4, BOL, whole genome shotgun sequence genomic window:
- the LOC106341652 gene encoding uncharacterized protein LOC106341652 yields MARINVYLFAFILLLTIKQEFCSVEGRTLAKSTVAKAEEIGADGSVPPFPSAEPLQPPPSHGVDTFRPTVPGNSPGIGHSVHN; encoded by the coding sequence ATGGCCAGAATTAATGTTTATCTTTTTGCATTTATCTTGCTTTTGACTATCAAACAAGAGTTTTGTTCCGTTGAAGGCCGAACCCTCGCTAAGTCCACCGTTGCGAAGGCTGAGGAAATCGGCGCTGATGGCTCTGTACCGCCATTTCCATCGGCTGAGCCACTCCAGCCACCACCGAGCCACGGGGTTGATACCTTCAGGCCTACGGTACCTGGAAATAGCCCTGGTATTGGACATTCCGTACACAATTAA